The proteins below come from a single Alnus glutinosa chromosome 9, dhAlnGlut1.1, whole genome shotgun sequence genomic window:
- the LOC133878473 gene encoding uncharacterized protein LOC133878473: MSDMSILSRNSSTNMGTPSFHDLKKQASFFFKEKIKTARLALTDATPAQLVTEEATSGNTWAPAMPTLGSISRAAFELDDYTRIVEILHKRFLKFERKNWRIAYNSLIVLEHLLTHGPESVAGEFQTDKDVINEMESFQYIDEKGFNWGLAVRKKSERILKLLEKGPLLKEERDRARKLTRGIQGFGSFSQRSSSSAHCMLKESPSLATIGRSNSQFNSQENQENQFSYSNKEVQKSQDLMLEPCNKKENEKSWGSLCNSQVLEKGETQTSFKENMAPKKEELHIWNSTGESNPFLDGKKDEQRIEMSTEDHHPFSDTENHTTASLLL, encoded by the exons ATGTCAGACATGTCTATCTTAAGCAGAAACAGTAGCACCAACATGGGCACGCCCTCTTTCCACGATCTGAAAAAGCaggcttctttcttcttcaaagagaaaatcaagactGCTAGATTAGCTCTCACAGATGCCACCCCCGCACAATT AGTGACAGAAGAAGCTACAAGTGGAAATACATGGGCGCCGGCAATGCCTACCCTGGGTTCCATTTCAAGGGCTGCTTTTGAGCTAGATGATTATACGAGAATCGTGGAAATTCTGCACAAAAG ATTCCTGaagtttgaaagaaagaacTGGAGGATTGCTTACAATTCCCTGATTGTTCTTGAGCATTTGCTGACTCATGGACCAGAGAGTGTTGCAGGAGAATTTCAAACTGACAAAGATGTTATCAATGAAATGGAAAGCTTTCAGTATATAGACGAGAAAGG ATTTAACTGGGGCCTTGCTGTTAGAAAGAAATCAGAAAGAATTTTGAAGCTGCTTGAGAAAGGTCCTCTTCtcaaagaagagagagacagagctCGGAAGCTAACAAGAGGGATTCAGGGTTTTGGGAGCTTTAGCCAGCGGTCATCTTCATCAGCACATTGCATGCTAAAAGAATCACCATCGTTAGCAACCATTGGAAGGTCTAATTCTCAGTTCAACAGTCAAGAAAATCAGGAAAACCAGTTTTCCTACTCAAACAAAGAAGTTCAAAAATCACAGGATCTAATGCTTGAGCCTTGCAATAAGAAGGAGAATGAGAAATCTTGGGGCAGTTTATGCAATAGCCAGGTGCTTGAGAAAGGTGAAACTCAGACGAGTTTCAAAGAAAATATGGCTCCTAAAAAGGAAGAGTTGCACATATGGAACTCCACAGGGGAGTCTAACCCATTTCTAGATGGTAAGAAAGATGAACAGAGGATTGAAATGTCCACGGAAGATCATCATCCCTTCAGTGATACTGAGAATCATACCACTGCCTCACTGCTTTTGTAA